From the Planktothricoides raciborskii GIHE-MW2 genome, the window TCAACAACCGTCCAGACAATATGAATCGAAAAACGATTGAAAGTATTTTAGTCCGAGAAGTCTGGCAAGAAGCCTGTGATGCTTATTTTGGGATTTTACAAAAGTATAATCTTCAAGATTTATGTAACCAGCGTCATGCTAGACAGCAGTTGAATCTTATGTATTATATTTAGTTGGTTGTTGGTTGTTGGGTAGGGATTATTTGGTTGTTGGTTGATTGTTGTTGGTTGATTGTTGTTGGTGGATTGTTGGGTAGGGATTCTTTGGTTGTTGTTGGGTAGGGAACGGGGAACAGTTATCGGGGAACGGGGAAATATTTTTCTCCTCTGCTCCTGAAGCCCCCCTGCTCCTCTGCTCCTGAAGCCCCCCTGCTCCTGAAGCCCCTCCGCTCCTGAAGCCTCTCTGCCCCCTACACCCTACACCCTACACCCTACACCCTCTCTTCCCCGGCTCCTGAAGCCCCTCCGCACCCCCGCACCCCTGCACCCCTGCACCAGTGTTGTTGGTTGTTTGTTATTCGAGGGGGCGAATGATTCTGCAAAAAAGCATTCCCAGGCATAGCCTAGGAATGAAGTTGAAAAGCTAATTGCTGAGATAATAGTTTGTAGGAATTGACCCATAGATATTTTAAATAACCGGAAAATACTCAGATCAATTCTTTCAATAAATTCAATAAATTAGTCGTTGTCTCGTCGATTATTACTACCTCTTGCCGGGGAGAAGCCAATCGCACGAGTTCCAGTGTATTTGTACACGAAAAATTGTGCGAAGCTGATATTTTTCCGAGCAAACCGGAATCGGAAACCATTATTCGCAAAGAACTTGGCAGACTGAGCTAAGAAACGGATGCGAACTTCCGACAAACTATTGAAAATAGCCGCTAATTCTTCAGCGGTGGCATAGCTGCCAAAAAATTCGGCAAAAGCTTCATTGTTGAAAGCGTCTTTTCCAAATAAACCGGCTCTTTTTAAGGCGTTGATAAATGCTTCCAGGGCGAGTTGTTTATTCCCCTGAAGACCACGAAGTTTATCAAAAATTAAGGTGCCAACCAAGATGTCAGGGTCGATTCCTAATAGGCGGGCTAATTCAGCGATTAATGCGGCATCAAGACCTGTGGCAGTGGCATATTGCTGCGAAAGGCTGATGACTACGGCAACGGTTTCGGTGGAAGTGGTGGTTTCTGAGGTGACGCTGGTGGTCGCTTCTAAACCAGTGGAGACGTTGGTTATTTGCTGACCTTGAGTTGAGATTTCGCTGTTACTGCTGCCACTGACCACCTCACCAGTAGAACCAGTAGAAACTTGAGTTGTTTCCTGAGTGGAACTGCTCTGAGTTGTAGAAGTAGTTTGAGTGCTGGTAGTAGTAGTGGTGGTTGTGGTTGTCCCTTGTTGAGTGGTGGTTGTGGTCGTTTGAGTGCTGGTTTCTGTACCACTGAGAAGGTTGGTGAAATCTAATACGGTCGTCGTTGTGCCGACCGGTGAAGTTGGAGGGGGTGTGACTGGAGATACAGTATTTTGTGCTTTGGCAGAGAGTGGAGCCGCGACTATGGCACCAAAAGCGGTGCTCGCTGCGACTAAGCTACCGATGACTAAGCTTTGTGGGGTTAAATTTTGTTGTTTTCCGTTCATAGTCCAAAAACCCGTGGTAAATCCCCTGATGTTTTGACATCAAGAGAGGAAGCTCGGCGGGCGATCGCGCTTCCTTTGTATAATGTATGCTTTGGCTGTAATTAGCATAGATTTTTGATATTTTTTGCTAATCTCACCGATTTGGACGGCTCCTCTTCGCGAACGTACACCCTAATCACGCGAAATTCACACCCTTGAATGCCCCTATGTTAAAAAATTAGTTTGTTTTTTTCGCATCTAAGTTAGATTATAGCTTATTTTATTTCAAATGCAAGTTAATTATTATTAAATTTCTTCTGTTATCAAGGGTATATCCTCATCAGATTTGACTTGAGAAGATTGATGACAGGCGGACATGACTGGGCTAGGAGAGACCATTTCACCGAGCCTGTCATCGGCGAGATCCCCAAAAAAAGCTGACCAATTGATGTTGGTCAGCTTTTGATGAATTAAGTTTGGGGTTTACTCCCTAAAAAATGCCAAGATTTTAAGGAGTTAACCAGAGATTCAGAGAATCCTTAGTTCCTTAGTCGTTATTGTCATTAGTGCTTCTTTGACGATTGAACAAGCCGGGAGCAATCACACCACCGGGTCCGGTGAAGCGAACTGAAGTAAATTTGTAGGCCAGCATTTGAGTCAAGGTGATTTGGGAGTAGCGAAGGCGTGAAAATGCTCGCGCCGGCCGAATGGGTAAACCACCAAATCGAGTCAAGCCCAAACGATAGAGCAAGGCCAACTGCTTGTCCGATAAGGCGTTAAAGACACGAATGGCGTCATCAGCATTGGCCACAGTGGCAATAAGGTTGATAAATGCGGAGTTGCGGTAAGCGTCAAGGCCAAGGCCACGTTTTGCAAATGCCGCCAGAAAAGCCTCAGCCCCGGCACCAAATCTGGCGATCGCTTCCTGCACCAAGGGTAAAGCCATATATTGTGCTGGAGTCAGACCCAACGCCGCTGCCTGCGCGTTAACGAAAGCCGCACTCAGTGGGCCAAAGTTGGTTGGTGTCGGAGTCGGAGTAGGTGTCGGCGTCGGGGTGGGCGTCGGGGTCTCCGTCGGGGTGGGCGTCGGGGTCGGCGTCGGGGTCGGCGTCGGAGTAGGTGTCGGCGTCGGGGTGGGCGTCGGGGTCGGCGTCGGGGTCTCCGTCGGGGTGGGCGTCGGGGTGGGCGTCGGGGTCGGCGTCGGGGTCGGCGTCGGGGTCGGGGTCGGGGTCGGCGTCGGCGTCGGCGTTTCGGTTGGGGTTCCACCCAGGTTAGGATTCAGTGGTTGTGCGGGGGTTGTGGGTGCCGGTGACACTGGAGACACTACTGCTTCAGCCGGGGCGCTGGGCGCCACGACTGTGGCGATCGCGCTGGCTGCGGCAGCTAAACCGCCGATAATGACGCCTTTTGCGGGCGCTGTAAGATTTGAGAATCGCTGTTTTCCGTTCATTGTCCAAAAATACCGCTACTGAGCCCTATATGGTAAAGGGAGGAAGCGAGGCGGGTGATAGCGCTTCCTGATGTACAAGTGAATTTGGTCTTTTTGTCGATTAAGATCGGCAGTTAAGCCGATTTGGACTACTCCTCTAAAGCTGTGGCTTTCCACTCGTGAAAGCGAAATACACACAGATCAATGCCCCTATCTTAATGGAAAATGATCAGATTCGCAGCGATCGCTGCTTAATCTGACTGGATGTCAACAAATCTAGATCAAGCAGGCAGATCGATCAATTGCCGATACTTTTTTGCTAACATTTGCTAACAAACACATAAGTTGAGATACTCTCTCAACCAAGGCGTATCAACCAATGCACGTAGGAAGATCCCTCGCGCACCATTTAAATCCCTGTCCATCTTTAATTGGGTGGAATTCGATTTAATCGTTTTTGCTCCACCCAAATTATTGATAATTTCACCAGTCCATGACACCGTTTTAGAAGTGTAGGCTTCGTTGCAATCAATCACAATTTTGTGGTTTTCCCAAGCCTTCCATTTCAGAAATTGCTTAAACTCATAATGACTTAGAGTTAGCATAAGCCTGACAGATTTGTTTCTTTTACGTCTTGACTTAGAAACCATCTGTGATGTTTCAAATGTTGGGAGGAAAATCACATCAAAGTTTTCTACTAAAAATCTAGCTGTCTTATAATGCAATTCCTTGACTAAGTTCTTGATTTTACAACCAAGTCTACTCGCGGCTTTTTTGAGATTTCTTTTCTGTTTACACTTGGCTTTTGATAGTCGAGACACTAATTTGTCTAATTTGAAACACAATTTCTGAATGTGTAAGTTAGAATCTTTGCCTAGCCAACCAAAAGATGTTTCCGAAAAAAATGTCATAAACGTGCGGACACCAGGAGCTAAGGCAACAACTCTCCCTTGATTCTCGGAATTTAGTTGTTGCAATTCTGTCGAGATAGTCAAGTAATACTCACCGTAAGTTAGTGTTAATCGACCATCGCTAAAATTCTCGGGTAGTGACTCTTTGAATTTACCCTTTCCCAATATACTGTGGTAAATCCCACAATCTTTAATCGCTGATTTAGGTATATAGATTGATTGCTTTACGTCTTTACGACTCCGAAATTTGCATTGACGAATCTTGCCATCTGCCTTAAACCCTTGTTTAGCGGCTTTAACGGCTAAACAAGCATCTTTGATGGCGATTGATTTAATTTGATAAGGAACAGGTTTAGCCCATTCAGGTAATCCATTCAAGATTCCTGTTTTAATCGCCATCCAGTTAGCTTTTGTATCGGGCTGCTGCAAATATTTAATGGTTTCGTTGTAGACAAATCTACTAACTCCGAACCATTGTTTAAGCAATTTTTTTTGTTCTGGGTTTAGATAGATTCGGAGCTTCCTTGATTTTCTTACTGTAGCTTCTGAATCCGTGTATCCGACAATAAAAGACGTGAGGGATGGAGAGAATATCGGCTGTGAGTTGGGCTTCTGGACATTTTACAGAGTTTTCTTAAACCACGATGCCTCTACCGTTTTGTTGTGCCATAAACTCGAATAATTCAAATCCTTTTCGACACAATCTGTCACGACAGGCAAAAATAACTGTGAGCTAATCGCCTCGCATAAGTCTGACCAGTAACCAAAGCAACCCTTTGCGTTTGAAATTAAGCCCCGATCTAAAGCCGATATCTCGGATAATTTCTGCGTCTGGGTAGATTGATTACATATAGGCAACTTGTCTGTCGAGGTGAGATCGTTGTTTTGTTGAACTAACTCGGCAGTAGCAAGCCGTGGTAGCTCCAACTGTATCCCGCACCGATGATTCGACATCATAGAGTCTTTGGTAGGCGGTGTTTTTGATGTTTTTGATCTTCTTTTCATCAGCGTATTTTCGCTCCGGTGTTGGGATGTACACCCAGAAATTCGACCGCTTTCCTGAGTGGTATGTATGCCATCTCTTAAACTTTAGCATACATGAGCATCTGTTAACAAAACTGACACTGTTGAATAACCCCCGTCTTCACGGGGGCAGGCTTTGTGATTAAACTCTGACTTGCTGCGGTTGGGTAAAGCGATCGCGATCGCCTATATTCTTAATCTTCCTGAGATGATTCGCCGATCGGGAAATCACTACAGCACTGATAGGGGTAATCGAGGGATTGCCCAGATAGATCAATCAGCCCGGTCTGATTCCCTGGGCTTCAGTCCGACAAGATTCATCCTGAGTTGGCGATCGCCGAGCGGGAGCATCCCCGCCGATCCGCCGATGGATTGATGGCAAACCCTCAGAGCAATTAACTCAGAACCAACGCGATCGGGGGAGTTTTGCCCTTGAGTGACTTGCCAACGGGCGATCGTTTCTGAGAAACTAGCGAATAT encodes:
- a CDS encoding transposase; this encodes MLKQWFGVSRFVYNETIKYLQQPDTKANWMAIKTGILNGLPEWAKPVPYQIKSIAIKDACLAVKAAKQGFKADGKIRQCKFRSRKDVKQSIYIPKSAIKDCGIYHSILGKGKFKESLPENFSDGRLTLTYGEYYLTISTELQQLNSENQGRVVALAPGVRTFMTFFSETSFGWLGKDSNLHIQKLCFKLDKLVSRLSKAKCKQKRNLKKAASRLGCKIKNLVKELHYKTARFLVENFDVIFLPTFETSQMVSKSRRKRNKSVRLMLTLSHYEFKQFLKWKAWENHKIVIDCNEAYTSKTVSWTGEIINNLGGAKTIKSNSTQLKMDRDLNGARGIFLRALVDTPWLREYLNLCVC